Proteins encoded within one genomic window of Aspergillus nidulans FGSC A4 chromosome VII:
- a CDS encoding uncharacterized protein (transcript_id=CADANIAT00009263), whose amino-acid sequence MNNFAQFGSHLSDQHQGQQTGASGGRTGSAGQTDYLDKGLNDAEQKYGGKYYDAEKVKPVNKKIGDKVKGKFHDMTGHNLPGAH is encoded by the exons ATGAACAACTTCGCACAGTTCGGCTCCCACCTCTCTGACCAACATCAGGGCCAGCAGACCGGCGCCAGCGGCGGCAGGACTGGGTCCGCTGGCCAGACAGACTATCTCGACAAAG GTCTCAACGATGCCGAGCAGAAATATGGTGGCAAGTACTACGATGCCGAAAAGGTGAAGCctgtcaacaagaagatcggcgacaaggtcaagggcAAATTTCATGACATGACTGG GCATAATCTGCCCGGAGCTCATTAA